The Fulvivirga ligni genome window below encodes:
- a CDS encoding B12-binding domain-containing radical SAM protein yields MSQKVLFITPPFTQLNTPYPATAYLKGFLNTLNIQAHQADLGLDVILELFSRKGLESIFSQPFDEDEVSENAERIYRLRKHYLESIDAVIAFLQDKNPTLAYLIAEEDYLPEAARFEQLEDMEWAFGTLGIRDKARHLATLYLEDLGDYIKEVIDPHFGFSRYAERLGRSATSFDAMQEALSQPAGLIDQLMYQHLDAYIAEYEPTNIGFSVPFPGNLYAAFRCGAYIKKQYPQIALWLGGGYANTELRSLTEPRVFDYIDYVLLDDGEAPIQHLLEYLDGKRALDQLKRTFKCEGGEVKYFNGSTEKDVPQRETGTPDYQDLRLHEYLSVIEIANPMHRLWSDGRWNKLTLAHGCYWGKCTFCDISLDYIQRYEPLTAALLCDRIEEIIAQTGQNGFHFVDEAAPPALMRDLALEILRRNLTIVWWTNIRFEQSFTADLCRLLRASGCIAVSGGLEVASDRLLELIKKGVTVGQVARVTNHFTSAGIMVHAYLMYGFPTQTAQETIDSVEMVRQLFESGVLQSGFWHRFAMTTHSPVGLNPKAFGVVKVGPDMGSFANNDLYHDDPDGADHDVFGEGLRKSLFNYMHGIGFEVPVHQWFDAKLPKTTIPRQFIYREVNQDPDGEIKSRSRVVWIGDQPDFKFKGKACLVTFTHKKEDVVLDLDKELAMLVQELLQQVAVGNALKTVDQLGELASLLDSEIGDELREQGLLIL; encoded by the coding sequence GTGTCACAGAAAGTACTTTTTATAACGCCGCCCTTTACTCAGCTCAATACGCCATATCCGGCTACAGCTTACCTGAAGGGTTTTCTTAATACGCTCAATATTCAGGCTCATCAGGCCGATCTTGGTCTGGATGTTATCTTGGAGCTATTCTCCAGAAAAGGCCTGGAAAGTATTTTCTCTCAACCTTTTGATGAAGATGAGGTCTCAGAAAATGCAGAGCGCATTTATAGGCTTCGAAAGCATTATTTGGAGAGCATAGATGCTGTCATTGCATTTTTGCAAGATAAAAATCCTACACTGGCTTATTTGATAGCAGAAGAAGATTATCTGCCGGAAGCAGCTCGTTTTGAGCAGCTGGAAGATATGGAGTGGGCATTTGGTACTTTGGGTATAAGGGATAAAGCCAGGCATTTAGCCACGCTATACCTGGAGGATCTGGGAGATTATATCAAAGAAGTCATTGACCCGCACTTTGGGTTTAGTCGCTATGCTGAGCGGCTAGGGAGATCAGCCACTTCGTTTGATGCTATGCAGGAAGCTCTGTCTCAGCCGGCAGGGCTTATAGATCAATTAATGTATCAGCATCTGGATGCGTATATTGCTGAATATGAGCCTACTAACATTGGTTTTTCAGTTCCTTTCCCAGGGAATTTATATGCTGCGTTTCGCTGTGGGGCATATATCAAAAAGCAGTATCCTCAAATCGCACTTTGGCTGGGCGGAGGATATGCTAATACCGAATTAAGATCGCTCACTGAACCACGGGTTTTTGATTACATTGACTACGTACTGTTAGATGATGGTGAAGCACCCATTCAGCATTTGCTGGAATATCTGGATGGTAAAAGGGCTCTTGATCAACTCAAAAGAACCTTCAAATGTGAAGGTGGTGAGGTGAAATATTTCAATGGAAGCACCGAAAAAGATGTGCCTCAGCGTGAAACGGGTACACCTGATTATCAAGACTTGCGCCTTCATGAATATCTATCCGTTATAGAAATAGCCAACCCTATGCATCGTCTGTGGAGTGATGGGCGCTGGAATAAGCTCACACTGGCTCACGGATGCTATTGGGGTAAATGCACCTTCTGCGATATTTCACTGGATTACATACAGCGCTATGAGCCGCTCACCGCAGCCCTGCTATGCGATAGGATAGAAGAGATTATAGCGCAAACCGGTCAAAATGGCTTTCACTTTGTTGACGAAGCAGCACCACCAGCCTTAATGAGAGATCTTGCCCTTGAGATACTTCGCAGGAACCTGACCATAGTCTGGTGGACAAATATTCGTTTTGAGCAGAGCTTTACAGCCGATTTATGTAGGCTGTTGAGGGCATCTGGCTGCATTGCAGTGTCCGGTGGGCTAGAGGTAGCATCTGATAGGCTCCTGGAGCTGATCAAAAAGGGTGTTACAGTAGGTCAGGTGGCCAGAGTAACCAATCATTTCACCAGCGCCGGTATTATGGTGCATGCCTATTTAATGTACGGCTTCCCCACGCAAACAGCTCAGGAAACTATAGACTCCGTTGAGATGGTGCGTCAGCTTTTTGAAAGTGGGGTTTTACAATCCGGCTTCTGGCATCGCTTCGCTATGACGACACATAGTCCGGTTGGCCTCAACCCTAAAGCCTTTGGAGTTGTAAAGGTAGGCCCTGATATGGGTAGCTTTGCCAATAACGATCTATATCATGATGATCCTGACGGGGCTGACCATGATGTTTTTGGTGAAGGTCTAAGAAAATCGCTTTTCAATTATATGCACGGAATTGGTTTTGAAGTGCCTGTGCATCAGTGGTTTGATGCTAAGCTTCCCAAGACCACCATTCCTAGGCAGTTTATCTATCGGGAAGTAAACCAGGATCCGGATGGCGAGATTAAATCTCGCAGCAGAGTAGTATGGATTGGAGATCAGCCTGATTTCAAGTTCAAAGGCAAAGCATGTCTGGTCACATTTACCCATAAAAAGGAGGATGTGGTCTTAGACTTGGATAAGGAATTGGCTATGCTGGTCCAGGAGCTGTTGCAGCAGGTCGCTGTGGGCAATGCGTTGAAAACAGTAGATCAACTGGGCGAGTTGGCATCATTACTGGATTCTGAGATAGGAGATGAGCTGAGAGAGCAGGGATTGTTGATACTGTAG
- a CDS encoding SIR2 family protein: MDFKEHPNYKSFSSLYTNNPDRVIFFCGEGLSQPLFPSWKTLLSKMVDELDKRGKLTFEKAELDEKIDKGDSYLEIADYCAETLGKSDYRELLEEVFDKTFEVDEIPKAYSKILSIPSRSILTTNYDRIPEVGSRGKYNTYHNLNISEGLKALEKGKKIVLKVHGDITSHNSIVLTREDYKEIIHKNPSISTGLKSIFTSYTVCFIGFSLNDPHFDLVMEFLNSVNNGLNVVHYSFMENTSAFDIRNKERRLGIRIIPYTPSDKSHPEVLDFINSLNSNQPSEVKQEIRPSDISSFVATQFEKELNLFSYNVRFQKDTSTLTIDYFTRANTEYENQREIISILKQSYVQSELINHIVLNCFIKTNAVTEYVKYSPIIISVRCSYKSLKKLILSEISENNFWKELLFHQPFAIGNIHHVSRKVNFPLINLK; this comes from the coding sequence ATGGATTTCAAGGAACACCCAAATTATAAGTCATTCTCAAGCCTATACACCAATAATCCAGATAGAGTGATATTCTTTTGTGGTGAAGGTTTATCTCAACCACTTTTCCCAAGCTGGAAAACTTTATTATCGAAAATGGTTGATGAACTGGATAAGAGAGGCAAACTCACTTTTGAAAAGGCGGAACTGGATGAAAAAATCGACAAGGGAGATAGCTATCTGGAAATCGCTGATTACTGCGCAGAGACCCTTGGAAAATCTGACTACAGAGAGCTATTAGAAGAAGTATTTGATAAAACTTTTGAAGTTGATGAAATACCTAAAGCCTATTCAAAAATTCTGTCCATTCCATCCAGAAGTATTCTAACAACAAATTATGATCGAATACCTGAGGTAGGCAGTCGTGGAAAGTATAACACCTATCATAACTTGAATATTTCAGAAGGCCTAAAAGCCTTAGAAAAAGGGAAGAAAATTGTTTTAAAGGTTCACGGAGACATAACCTCTCATAATTCGATTGTACTGACAAGAGAAGATTATAAAGAAATAATTCACAAAAATCCCTCTATTTCAACTGGACTAAAGAGCATATTTACATCATATACAGTCTGCTTTATTGGATTCAGTCTAAATGACCCTCATTTCGATCTTGTGATGGAGTTTTTGAATAGTGTCAACAATGGGTTAAACGTTGTTCATTATTCTTTTATGGAAAATACCTCTGCTTTTGATATTAGAAATAAGGAACGGAGACTTGGAATAAGGATTATACCGTATACTCCATCTGATAAATCTCATCCAGAGGTATTGGACTTTATCAATTCCTTAAATTCTAATCAACCCAGCGAGGTAAAACAAGAAATTAGACCTAGTGATATTTCTTCATTCGTGGCAACTCAATTTGAAAAGGAACTCAATCTATTTTCCTACAATGTCCGGTTTCAAAAAGACACTAGCACTTTAACAATTGACTATTTCACCAGAGCTAACACTGAATATGAAAATCAGAGAGAAATAATTTCAATTTTAAAGCAGAGCTATGTCCAATCTGAACTGATTAATCATATTGTTCTCAATTGTTTCATTAAGACAAATGCTGTTACAGAATATGTAAAGTATTCCCCAATAATTATATCTGTAAGATGTTCTTATAAATCGCTCAAGAAATTAATCTTATCAGAGATAAGCGAAAATAACTTTTGGAAGGAGCTTTTATTTCATCAGCCTTTTGCCATTGGGAATATTCACCATGTTAGTAGAAAAGTGAACTTTCCATTAATTAATTTGAAATGA
- a CDS encoding DUF6882 domain-containing protein: MNEQDLTKPEATEDFRDYLTTAHNYLTEQQEICRTKYGIDDWERWYYDDETGLIEFFNGDTLKLRISYQQVGTVSKTSNTWLWAWANPNLLDNIKLESKKTTELGEQHNFKRLTKRKWNADEVDGWEMTSIMAYLTQAKGGCRIPGENVFKYIVFTNIELIEDGK; this comes from the coding sequence GTGAACGAACAAGACTTAACTAAACCAGAAGCAACCGAGGATTTTCGTGACTATCTAACAACAGCACATAACTACCTAACTGAACAACAGGAGATTTGCCGAACTAAATACGGGATTGACGACTGGGAACGCTGGTATTATGACGATGAAACTGGGCTCATTGAGTTCTTCAACGGAGACACTCTTAAACTCCGAATTAGCTATCAACAAGTTGGAACTGTCTCGAAAACTTCGAACACTTGGCTTTGGGCATGGGCGAACCCTAACCTACTTGACAACATCAAGCTAGAATCGAAGAAGACGACGGAACTCGGTGAACAACATAACTTTAAACGGTTAACCAAGCGTAAATGGAACGCTGATGAAGTAGACGGCTGGGAAATGACATCAATTATGGCTTATCTAACGCAAGCCAAAGGCGGATGCAGAATTCCTGGAGAGAACGTCTTTAAATACATTGTTTTTACGAACATCGAACTAATAGAAGACGGCAAGTAA
- a CDS encoding alpha/beta hydrolase — MKSKKFKTSEGLKIEGEVGYLEVSENRKDPSSRKIQLKYIHLKSLSENPATPVVYLEGGGGMSTWEAESPKDLHDRIDILEVADLIFLDRRGSSDEALTYIWQEDFPADFFVSEEIANKHYQKLAKAALEKFSRDKVDVTGYNIEEHAKDVNDLMTALGLDTYTIFGFSFGTHIGMTVMELYPDRVDKAILVGADAPNQAFNFPQHLDAQVKKIGHLIEKEGTLNMTAGEFEKLLRETMQKLKEQPVSILVKNPLTKKEIELKIGDFGLALVLRLDIDDYYDIPVIPRLLYSINTGDYSLLTWFVQKRISFAIGLPGQGINQQLASGSSQARWSEIQKEAQESIFGNVVNFPFSAVKDHWPTIDLSFDPSIPIKSEIPTLFITGTLDCRTPVQQVEETIEGFVNAIHVQVENAGHEQAQWDADVANKIVPTFLKGETNISTNAYYSEIEFIQLTGKASGHPSIK; from the coding sequence GTGAAATCTAAGAAATTTAAGACCTCTGAAGGTCTTAAGATCGAAGGAGAAGTTGGCTATCTGGAAGTTTCTGAAAACCGAAAAGATCCATCAAGCAGAAAGATTCAATTAAAATACATCCATCTTAAGAGTCTTTCAGAAAACCCTGCCACTCCCGTAGTGTATTTGGAAGGAGGCGGAGGAATGAGTACCTGGGAAGCAGAAAGTCCAAAAGATCTGCACGATAGAATTGACATTTTAGAAGTGGCAGACCTCATCTTTTTAGATCGAAGGGGCTCCAGCGATGAGGCGCTCACCTACATTTGGCAAGAAGATTTTCCCGCCGACTTTTTCGTTTCTGAAGAAATTGCTAATAAACATTACCAAAAGTTAGCTAAAGCTGCTTTAGAGAAATTTAGCAGAGACAAAGTTGATGTTACTGGATATAATATTGAGGAACATGCTAAAGATGTAAATGATTTGATGACAGCCCTGGGGCTAGATACCTATACCATCTTCGGATTTAGTTTTGGTACCCACATTGGGATGACAGTCATGGAATTGTATCCTGATCGAGTGGATAAGGCAATTCTGGTGGGAGCTGATGCTCCTAATCAGGCCTTCAATTTCCCACAACACTTGGACGCACAGGTAAAAAAGATTGGTCATCTGATAGAAAAAGAAGGGACGCTTAATATGACCGCAGGGGAGTTTGAAAAGTTGTTAAGGGAAACAATGCAAAAGCTAAAAGAGCAACCCGTCTCAATCCTGGTGAAAAACCCTTTGACAAAAAAAGAAATAGAGCTGAAAATAGGTGATTTTGGACTTGCGCTCGTTTTACGATTAGATATTGATGATTATTATGACATCCCTGTGATTCCTCGCCTACTTTATTCTATTAACACTGGTGATTATTCCCTACTTACCTGGTTTGTGCAAAAAAGGATTTCATTCGCAATTGGGTTACCGGGCCAGGGTATTAACCAGCAGCTAGCATCCGGTTCAAGTCAGGCAAGGTGGTCTGAAATTCAAAAGGAAGCTCAGGAAAGTATATTTGGCAATGTGGTTAACTTCCCATTTTCAGCCGTAAAAGATCACTGGCCTACTATAGATCTTTCATTTGATCCTTCCATTCCTATTAAATCAGAGATCCCTACCTTGTTTATAACCGGCACACTAGACTGCAGAACCCCGGTACAACAAGTAGAAGAAACCATAGAAGGATTTGTAAATGCCATACACGTTCAGGTAGAGAATGCTGGACATGAACAGGCTCAATGGGATGCAGACGTAGCAAATAAAATCGTCCCTACCTTTTTAAAAGGTGAAACTAATATATCCACTAATGCTTACTATTCAGAGATTGAGTTTATCCAATTAACTGGGAAAGCATCGGGCCATCCTTCGATCAAATAG